The DNA window taccctgtttccctgaaaataagacatccccaaaaaataagacttagtagaagttttgctgaattgctaaatataaggcctcccccgaaagtaagacctagcgaagtttttgtttggaagcatgcccggcgcccgccaaacaaaacaccatagcatgcaggattggtaaatgtacataataataataataataataataataataataataataataataataattttatttttataccccgcttccatctccccagaaggactcagggcggcttacataccagttgtatatggaaataatagtagtaacaagaaattcttgacaggagtcacagtttgtctggtttagttatgttggtttgtgatgacaactactgtacagtatagaataaatgttcatttttttgttcaacaatgaatatgaattcttcttaatggaaaaataagacatcccctgaaaataagacctagcgcatctttgggagtaaaaaataatataagacactctcttattttctgggaaacacggtaggatatATAGGATGACTCCCTGATCCATGCCACAGATCTGATACCCACAGTTTCATTTTTTCATCTTCAAAAGATATTCTCCTCCAGAAGTTTTTATGGGTCTTCCAGTATGATTTTATGGAATGCTTCAGttccactattatttatttatttactacatttatatcccactcttctcaccccaaaggggactcagagcggcttacaaatcaaatgaacatacaatatattactagcatagcacaatataagcattaaattactatattgtactatatcattatatggtaatattattagtaatattacatctaatatataattaatattattatattgtatcattagtagtataatactgtattccattataatattattatcaatattatatgtatatacaatatataatatacaatatattattgtatatattatatataccccactattatttatttatttatttactacatttatatcccactcttctctccccgaaggggactcagagtggcttacaaatcaaatgaacatacaatatattactagcatagcacaatataagcattaaattactatattgtactatatcattatatggtaatattattggtaatattacatctaatatataattaatattattatattgtatcattagtagtataatactgtattccattataatatcattatcaatattatatgtgtatacaatatataatatacaatatattatataaacacTAGggtccctggtggtggcacagtgtattaaagcgctgagctgctgaacttgtggaccaaaaggtcccaggttcaaatcccggagcggaatgagtgcccgctgttagccccagctcctgccaacctagcagtttgaaaatatgccaatgtgagtagatcaataggtaccgctctggcgggaaggtaacagcgctgcatgcagtcatgccggccacatgaccttggaggtgtctatggacaacgccagctcttcggctttgaaatggagatgagcaccaacccccagagtcggtcacgactggacttaatgtgaggggaaaacctttaccgatATAAACACTAGAGTGTGTTTATGTGTCTTGGAATGTATTCCCTGCAGAAACTGGgataatactgtatttattaactAAGTAGCTAATATAGAATTCTGGTCCAAGTTATTTACATTAACTCTTTGAAGAAATAACTGATTTTTGAgtatttgtcattttaaaaattgaaccaAATGAATTTTTTCTGCCACACTTTGTAGAAAGTATTTCAGATACTCTGTCCCCATGCACAGATTCTCTCACCTGGCTGAACATCCCTAATTTCTAAACATATGACCTCCACATCACCTGACTTATCCATTGCGCCATCCCACAGAGAGAAGCATCGGCTGTccggttctccccccccccccccaattgatccaatacaacacaggaagcctcccgagTTGCAACCATGGCAGCATGTTCTGGTTCATCTTTACTTTAgtgatggagccctgccagaagtagctctaTGTTGTGTAATGGTAAAAGCAAAGACGAACCAGCACATGCTGCTGAAAAgtaccccgtctgatgaggtcataaatcaGAATAACTCCCCCGATTCTTTTATGAGTCCAGTATATCtactttcttctgttttcactttcttctttgggagggatagctaacactccagaagacaggagcagaattcaaaacgatcttgggccaaaactaacaaaatgaagttcaacagggacaaatgcaagatacttcacttcgacagaaaaaatggaatggaaatgggggacgcctggctcaacagcactacgtgtgaaaaagaccttgggagtccttgtggacaacaagttaaacatgagcctacaatgtgatgcggctgctaaaaaagccagtgggattctggcctgcaaaaatagggatatagcgtctagatccaggggagtcatgctacccctctattctgccttggtcagaccacacctggaatcacactgtgtccaattctgggagatgttgacaagctggaaagtgtccagaggagggcaactaaaatgatcaagggtctggagaataagccctatgaggagcggcttaaagaactgggcatgtttagcctgcagaagagaaggctgagaggagacatgatagccatgtacaaatacatgaagggaagtcatagggaggagggagcaagcttgttttctgctgccctggagactaggacgcggaacaatggcttcaaactacaagaaaggagattccacctgaacatcaggaagaacttcctcactgtgagagctgttcagcagtggaactctctgccccggcgtgtggtggaggctccttctttggaggcttttaagcagaggctggatggccatctgtcaggggtgctttgaatgagatgttcctgcttcttggcagggggttggactggatggcccatgaggtctcttccaactctagtattctatgattctatgattctaggcaaaTGTAATATGGTATTTCCCACAAACGATATATTCCAGCAGCTCTCACCTGTGATAGACGTCCCCTCCTTTCTTCATTCCATAGACATTTCCATCACTTCCAACATCAATCATGGAGAATGTACTAGGGATGTAGTCCCAGCGGGTTCCCTGGCATCTGTGTGGCTCCATGCCAGCACGAAAATAGACACTGCCTGCAGTGTTCACACCCCAGCAGCCTTGCAAACCACAGCTCAAGGATTTCATAGTTCCACTTATGAGTTGTATGTCAGTCCAGGTTACTGAGGAGCTAGGCTTCATTGCAAGGAACTCAGAACTTGGAAGACACACGGGATGAGTGTCTGATTTAATACCAGCCACGAAGAGATTTCCACCTGCATCGATGTGTTCAAATGATTCtgagaaagaagaatggatagaatcggattggaaaaaaattaataaaattactgctggagagagagagacatgacATTCTTAAACTTTTGCTAGATGAAGATAAGGACAATGGTTCAtttcacacactctctctttcatACTTGAACAGTGGGTTCTAGATTCATCAAAGCCCTGTTTAGGTATTACGTACCAGGTGGGAATTCCTATGCAAATATGAAAATGCTTTGACCTATCCTTTCCATAGTTGTTTTTCTCATACAGAAATGGACAAATCTGAAAGAGAGAACTTCCTGTTTGAGCAAGAATAATGTTTTCTTCCCCTTTAAGTCTTTGCTCTTTGGACTTGTCACTTTCTACATAAATAAAGTCATGGAGACTGACTCCTGTGTTCAAGTGATGATTCCTACCAGTTAAGTGTTCATTTGCTTGACCAAATTCAGATCCTATAGGTGATATACTAATAGATCCAACCATCCACCTCCTGTCCATGTTTAAATGCTATAAGTTAGCATTCTACTTGTTCTCCATATGTCTCAACCTGTGAGGAAGACTATATGCTGAAACGTATTGAGCATATTCTGCAACTCCATATTGAACTCTGCTGGTTTTCACATTCTATGTTATTCACAAGcaataatgtatttattagggCTATATGATCAACGAAAAgtgtgtttcaaaactcattacaaaattaggatgtgctggcatttcatttctaaagtgtttctaaagtattgttattgAAATTTGTGTtgctataacaagagtaacagaacttcattaatttttcattatagtaactgcgaaagtggggaaacttcaggagctcctttctccctcatttttacaattattggggtgaaacttgctacgagggttgaatgaaaagtaatgcctccagcttcgttacttgggtttggatgggaatattttaataaatcaaatgcagaaataatccttagaatgtgcttttaaactaccactattcacttttccatataatcaccagacaattggatacatttctgccaacaatgaacacgttttctgaagtcgtcacggaagaactctttgtcacacaagtcagatgttcccacgtcaacatctttaaacttactcacccaacgacacacaggactcacatcaacacaatcaccacaaacagcttgtattctctgatgaatctcctttgaggtgacaccttctgctgtcaagaattcaatgactgcatgttgcctAAGacgcattgaccaaccatctgcacagggttccacacttcgcactttaacaacacaaccgttcaatgctaaggcttcctgccaaatggaactgtagaggagagtctactgaacaagccagtacctgcaacataccagtactgccatctcttgaggaggtacgaaggtggaggcattacttttcattcagcccttgtacaatggtagaacacatttaccactgttagctcctcaagtttcagaatgttttatttatccacagattttgggggaattttcaaagctttTGTTAACAACAtttaaactacaagagctatttccttgaattttctatgacacaagataacagggtaTCATTtcctccaactttcagaaatattcacactaattgatttcatttttaaggAACAGCTTCATCTCCACAAGAAACTATTTGATTTGAAAAATCTCCACAGAGCCTGGTACTGATATATTTCTGATTATTGTTTGACATGGGGATTTCAGTAAAATACTATGCATATCAAAGTACCTGATACTTTTTCCAAATTGCTTCCTATGAGACGATAGATATTTTTGTCATAATCAACCATCCATATGCCACTAATGCCAACGGACACATGCTTCATCCCTCCTGCCAAATAAAGCCAGTCTTCTCCATTCAACATAAATACGTTGCCAGTAGGCTCCAGGCCAACCACAAGGCCATTGCCAGCATCAATCTGTTTGAGAAGCCCAGGATTAGGAATTTCTGTGCAGAGTTGAGCTGCAAACAATAGAACAAAAAAAATTACCAAGTAGTTTTATACTGGAAAAGATCATGGCCAAGATCCGGCATTGCAATGGCAGAGCATAAAGTCAATTTACCTTCAAATGGCCAATTAGAAAACAAGGCACAGCTAATGTGATATATTGTttggtttttatgattgcattttgggcattaaattttgccaatttttgtaagccaccctgagttccctcaagtgagaaaagcggggtataaattttgtaaataaataaataaataaataaataaataaataaatatttagatgAGGAAGAAAATGTGCTATAACAAATAAATCTCTTTTGAGGTTTCAACACTTGAAGGAGATTTCAACAGTTGATCTTCGGTTTCCCACTTCCAGTTTATGAACTCCTTTAAACTATTTACTTCCAGTTTACGAACAGCTTTAACCCATCAAACTATTTTGTTACAGGGAACGCCTCCATGTAAATTTCTGCCAGTCATAGCTTTATGTCCACCCAAATAAGCAGTCCTTTCAAGCTCTGCTTAAAGTTCATCATTGCCACCTTTTTCTTTCTGAACTTCTAGTGatcgaaagaaacagatgaaggaGCAGAAAGATGAAGCAACTTAGTATTAAAACTATGTTTGAAAGACTTCCTAACAATTTCCGCAAAGATGATTTGAGATGGCAATTGATGGATCAAAAAAGCCCATATACACTGACAGTAGTTTCtaatgagtatttatttatttatttacagtatttatattccgcccttctcaccccgaaggggactcagggtggatcacattacacatataaggcaagcattcaatgccttaacatagaacaaagacaaagacaaacgcggggctctgaggtggcctcgaactcatgacctcttggtcagagtgatttgttgcagctggctgctcaacagcctgcgccacagcccgggcccaagtaTCATTGGGATTTTGGGTTTTAATATTATGAAAATTTTGAACTGACTTTGCCCTGCTTTAGGCAAAGTCAGGAGATACAAGGCAATCTTTACAATTGTACTGGATTTGATTTGGCCTGATCTCCTGTCTAAAGAGACAGCACTGCCATTACATAGTGCCTGCCCATGTTGCTGCCGCTGCTGTTCCATCCAAGTTACTCACCGTTTAGGACCAATAAATCAGCCAAAACAAATAGAATCCTCCTCATTGCCATGTctgcaaaatgaaaaaagaaggaCATAGGAAGATGAGTGCTAAGAATAGATTTTGCCTGGGTCCGTCCTAGTATTAGAGCTGCAGATGACCCAGGGAGTCAGCAGCAGCTGTTTCTCTGAACCCTCTGCAAACCATGCCTCTGTTGGAAAGCAAAGCTGCATATATCTCATGATCTATCTCCTAAACTCACCTCCCCAAATCCCTTGAAATTAGTAGTGCTGACTAGGACTAAGAATGAAGCAGTTAAATGCCGTAGAAAAAAGGTCCATGGAAGTTGCCATAATGCGGAGACCAAGCGACAGAACAATCTGTCCTGTTAAGAGACAAAACTGTCCTGCCAGTTCATGAGTTTCTCAGGAGCTAAAAATGACCTTTTTCTCTTGAAAGGGATACTTTTTGCTGCTGTTTTCCTATGATGTCTGCGTGCCAATCCAAGTAGCATTTGTACAGTATTCAAGCCAGGTTTCTTTAGAACAGCTTGGCAATATCTAGAGAAAGTTCCCTCTGCTTGCATTAGATGGAAGGATGCTTTAATGTTTCTCAGCCTGGAGCCATACAGCCCCCAGGGTCCCCAAGGATATTATAATAAAACTCATGTTGCATTtacaaacaaaacatttaaatagCTACCTTTCTACCAGTAGGACAGGAGGAGGGCTATAGAAAGGAAACAAGATCAGAGAAAGCTTTAGAAACGTAACTTGCAGACCCACTAGCTATTGTTCGGTAAGACTAGTAAATAGCAGAGCTCCTTGTCTACAAAGGCTCTGCAGACAGTTGGATCAGGAGAAACTCAGAAGATAACATTAATTACAATGGGAAAGGAAGCTACTCTTACCTTAGGCTCTTTTGTAGTCCTGTCTTGGACTAAGAAAGTGaatgaagaacactttccctctcACTTGTCTCTCAGCTCTGTTGTCTATTTTATACAGGAAAAGGACCGACCCCTGTTTCCAATGAATTTACAAAGAAGTTTACTTAGTCCCAAAGGTTGGGTTTATTGGCAGAGCAAACAGGAGACCCATATGACCTTATTTATGAAGTAAGAGAACCACATGGGCTATGAGCTTAATTCTTCCAAAAAAAAGGTCTATGGTTTTGGCATGAAAACGAGATGGCCTTGGAGAGATCCCAGTTGTATTTCTGCTTAGGCCAGGAaatgacaatatttatttatctcccaAATTCCAAAGAACTCTGGAAAACAGCCAGCCTTATGGCCAGTCCAGCtctatgtgggtttttttttttaaataaaaaattcaaatgttAATGAGGCAGATTCAAGAGAATTAAAATATCCTCCCCTGACCCATCTGATATATGTCTGCTATGCTGTGATCAGTGTCATGCTATTTTTCTGACTAGTTTccccctcggaggttaagatcctcaggggaggccctgctctcgatcccaccaccttcgcaagcccaattggtggggacaagagacagggtcttctcagtctgtggaactccctccctaaataaATCAGGTCAGCCCACTCCCTTTTATCCTTTtggaaaaaactcaaaacatggctgtgggaccaggcattcgaACAGCAaacgcagcaataataataagaacggTTTATGTGACTGGTAATGAATGGACCCCAGACTATGATTTAGACTTGTgcaattttaatgattttttttataattgatgttttaattatctgtttttaattgtattgtattgcttttataaCGGTTTGTTTTTGGCATCTTTGATGGCacaagtggcgccatctatatgtcgaactgtaagttgcaagatttgaattgttgtatcatgcctgattttgcctttaccctgtaaatataGTTGGACTGATtgattatttatagctgtcaatcaatgttgtttgcaccagttatattgctccctcagctcaattgtttgactccaccctttcctgtagtgggtcagtgtttcctttttcattccaccatcaaactTTCTATCAGATGAACGTGAGAGagggacttggctctaaaagccctttaTTAAGCTACCTCTCAGtatcaattctgaggttcttacccttaagacttatgcttcatgttcagggccaacctggacgacgttgaggagtctcaagcaccttcaaaacagttctttggcatcagaggaagactgtgtcttcaaacataggccatttggattgaggctgaggattgctccggcattcacagccattgagaaagagggacctggaaaagcttctcagctgtagagctccttggacttaagacaactaaagactgtaatgtatattttcctttacccctttgaaacttccagcttattgggataaccttttgtgaacaataaaaccagttttgagttatctacagtgttttggtccttgggagttccagtttccctaaaggagggcaagaaataatcccctggggaaagatgtcatgtccatgcctctttcgctaagagttatagccccaggcgcaacGGCACAGCATCTAATGACTTCCAGTTGTGAAGCCACAACTGGATACATTtgagatacaaatgtatgaaataaaataaataaatatatttaatccTCACAGCAATTTCTGGCTAGTTTTAATCCTCACAGTTAGGTTATCCTGAATGATAATGTCTACGCCAAGGTCACATAGggcattctacactgccatttaccACCTTATCAGACGGGGTTTCCCTCCTGTCATACACCAGTTCACCTCCTTTTTCGGCACAGAGCCCTTCACACGACATAAAGGGACTTCCACCTGGGTTCCGTACCGAAAAGGATGGTGAACCAGCACTCACTGCTGCCGCTGCAACATGGGACCTTTCCCAttggatgaagaagaagaaaaggttggCAATGCGGAACGTGGAGCAGTGGCTTTTCCATGCTCCCCACTGGGAGCCCATTGATTCACCCAGATGCGGGataaatccatgggcctttgtgataaggtcattaatgtggcctttggtgagacagtcgtTAGTTAACCAGCTCTAGATGgtattaataatctatcctgtattttattaaATCCTTCCTTCTATACACTTTAACCATAATTTTATGTTGCATTGCTGCCTTAGTTTCCCAACCCATGCAGATGATAAaactgtgcctggtggttgactgatatatTACTAATTATTGTGACAATATTtcagttttatattgtattgctgtttttatctatatatataaaagggtaatgaaatttcggcctaggacaaaacaacaaaactacacatcccagaaacactaaacttgacagcacaacccctcatccatgcctctacggtcatacaacaaaaagaaaagaaaaataaagtcctaattagagggagaggaataattatttttatccaattgctgccagttagaaggctaagctccgcccacttggtctcctagcaacccactcagcccaggggacaggc is part of the Anolis carolinensis isolate JA03-04 unplaced genomic scaffold, rAnoCar3.1.pri scaffold_10, whole genome shotgun sequence genome and encodes:
- the LOC100558953 gene encoding fish-egg lectin, which translates into the protein MAMRRILFVLADLLVLNAQLCTEIPNPGLLKQIDAGNGLVVGLEPTGNVFMLNGEDWLYLAGGMKHVSVGISGIWMVDYDKNIYRLIGSNLEKVSESFEHIDAGGNLFVAGIKSDTHPVCLPSSEFLAMKPSSSVTWTDIQLISGTMKSLSCGLQGCWGVNTAGSVYFRAGMEPHRCQGTRWDYIPSTFSMIDVGSDGNVYGMKKGGDVYHRDGITDSKASGTRWIKVNSINARAKHLTYDANILWLITQDDKILRCQM